The DNA segment TTATTATAACTACCAAGAAAGACAAGACAGATACCAAACCCTATTGCCATCACAACGGTTAGCAGATAGATGCACAGAGCCAACCCAGGACTATCCATTCGAAAATCCCATGTAAGAGCCCATATCAGTGCCATAAGGCCAAGAGTGAGGGTCAACAAAGCCCTAACATTGTTAATTGACAAAGCTAAAAGTATGTCCAGCGGCTCAATACGCTTGTAATATAAAGGAGATCTCAATTTCAAGCCGGATAGTGCTTGTATGGCCAGCTGTCTAAAAGGAAAATAAATTGTAAATCCAGCGGCCATAAAAATAACGATGTTGAAATATAGGCTTGTAGCGCTGCCACCTAACGACCCACCAGATAACAGATATCGAAATCCAATACGGATCCCGATAAAGAACAGCATGATCTGCAACGGATTAATCAGACTCTCCCAAGAGCCAACTGAGCTACTGGTTGATTTCCGATCGTTCTCATAGGCCGCGAGAGCAAGGATTGTCGATATCTGTCTCGACATTGCAGCCAAAAATCTTCTAAAAAAGAACATTATACTTTCCATACTTAAAAGTCTATTTCATCATCAGTAGAGTCTGAATTGCTCAAATTTAAGTTAACCTCAAAGCCATCATCTTCAGACTCTAATACATTGGAACGCTCTAGGTTTTGGTCTGCCCACTGAATGGCATCTGCGAGAGGGCCCAAAAAGAGAATTTGACCTAGAGGGCCCAAAACCAGGCCATCTGTACAGAATTCTCGCTGGAACTGAACATTTGCCGAAGTAGAAAAAAGCATTTTCCCCTCGATCTGCCTCAACAACAACTCTTTAAGCAGATTGGCAGGCTTAGACATTAAAAATCTTGTCTTAGGAATTAAATAGCAGTCGAAGGAAAAAATCACAGACAAGGCCAAACCGAAGAAATCTTTCTGCTCTCTTGAGAGCTCTTTAATTACAAGGTCTGGCTCAATACCGGTATCTGACAAGGTCTTCCAAAATTCGTCAATACTGACGAGAGATTTGCCAAGGCAATCGTTGTAGACGGTTGATAGAAAGCTGACGGCATGGGAAACCCGCAGCTTTCTATCCAATCCTCCATCTGCTCCAACAGGCCAGCCAATCACGCTATTACTAACAATTTGACCTGTTACTGGAGAGACCAGGCCAGACATACAAGCAATCAGCTGGTAACGAAGGAAAGAATTATTCGTAATAAAAGCTATTCTCTTGCCTTGACCACACTCCCAATTCCAAGGAGTATCAAACGAAACTAGAGGATTTGACTGATCGCAGCGAAGGGAGAAGTTGCGGAACGTCAGCACTGGTTTAGATGAAGCTGTCGCAATTACCACTCAACCAGGTGCGGAAGTCTCTGTGCAATAACGATACCACTAAGAAATAAAGCAGCTTTAGGGGTGACGCGCAATCCAATTAAGTGCACCTTTCCTTAAGCCAGTGCGGCACCGCTTTTCCAGGCGATCCGTAACCAAACTCAGGGCAAGATCTCCGGTGCGTTGAATCAGCGGCTCCGGTACAAGTGACCCTGCTCCTCGCGGAGACAGTTCAAGACTGAGATCAGCCTTAGCCATCAACCGTTGCTGCTCGGGACGAATCCATGCCTGGCACTGGAACTGCACAAGATCCTGCAAGCGCCCAAGGCCATGAATCGTGCAGTGCTCAAAAAGAATGGTGAGTTGGTCGCCATCCCAGCTGGAGCGGAACACCACCTCAGGCTGGAGCTGAAAATTCAGCAACTGATACGGCCGGGATGCATAAAGGAAGCGGCCATCTGCGAGCCGCTCCACCTTTTTGCGATTCAACAGAGCC comes from the Synechococcus sp. A15-62 genome and includes:
- a CDS encoding DUF1997 domain-containing protein, which produces MQVHRSHGIDVQVPDASLPQLQAYLAQPGRPLKALLNRKKVERLADGRFLYASRPYQLLNFQLQPEVVFRSSWDGDQLTILFEHCTIHGLGRLQDLVQFQCQAWIRPEQQRLMAKADLSLELSPRGAGSLVPEPLIQRTGDLALSLVTDRLEKRCRTGLRKGALNWIARHP
- a CDS encoding ABC transporter permease, with the translated sequence MLFFIGIRIGFRYLLSGGSLGGSATSLYFNIVIFMAAGFTIYFPFRQLAIQALSGLKLRSPLYYKRIEPLDILLALSINNVRALLTLTLGLMALIWALTWDFRMDSPGLALCIYLLTVVMAIGFGICLVFLGSYNKFITRLIKRLINRILIFTSGLFFATFELPLYSRPFVTWNPLLHAVELFRYSLNNEYPIPDISLSYLIWCSLILLGFSLILYRTNESLLLESVDD